Below is a window of Malania oleifera isolate guangnan ecotype guangnan chromosome 1, ASM2987363v1, whole genome shotgun sequence DNA.
TGGAGGTGGAGTCAAAGTCACCGTCGAGAGTTTTAGAGGAGCACGACCCTTTGCTATTGACGGCGCTGTCGACCATTACTaactaaggtttagaaaccctagctctgataccatgaaaacaaaatggaatttctatattctttcaattgaatattttgtacatcccaatcttacaatatataatacaattaaaaatatcTAAATAAGTATATAATctccctacagaataatatacaatcttcctactttcctaatttactcaatataCAAGTGTAGCGACCTGTTTTTTTTCTTGcctctttttaaattttcttttaacactcttactactctgatacctttaATATAAATGAAACCAACATCATGGACCCTATAGGACCTGTGGAATTTGAGACACAATAAATCACCTAAACAGCGGGAAGCGGAATACATACAACCATGCCAATATATATAACACTAGAGTGTCAAAAATAttacccaaaatatacatacacaacaatactcaaaataccctcatctgtaCCTAGGGACTGCTCAAgataactacccaaaaatactcatcCTACAGTCAGGgtagtactgtagtcccctctacttgcgagcctgatctactcgcttagttggatcacctgaaaaatattaaatcactaggatgagacaacgttcagtaagatgaaatatgctattactagtgtgtggtaggtgagttttcatattataaactaatttgaaaataccataaataattgaTTTTGCGAAACACatataaacatttcaatatagctcatacctatgttgcttaacataaactattttactgaattttctaaacataatacttctaatattcattgGTATATCTATGGTTTTTGTAAACTTgaacacatacatatatataataattgagaaaattttcctggatagataactgaaagtcatgatttaacccctcatgacagggttgtgcgacccgaaggcgggacctatcctggttggccgatcagggtaagtcaactgaattcTGATAGTCAGATCGACCCTCTCAACCCTTATCTGaaggggagcctatccacaataTAGGTACGACCGACTtatgaataccacatactatctgagtaatgtggttgcactttgaactgaatatagctacggttccgtgctctactgtctgaatctggtccatcagggtctaatactatatacatatgtaactgatatatttatattactgtTTTTCCATGATTTTTTAATAACTAAAACATTGTAAAACTGATATGCTAATCTGAATAGCTGGCTGAACATTTAATGTCTGTATATCTGATTATCTGACTAAAGTTATGGTATTCTGAATATGCtgtaaatatatgtttctgtacatatactgtaaatcatggtattatggaaaatagataaataatGGTATTCTGAATATCCTGTAAtatttctatctgtatgtatactgaaaatcatcatttataaaacatatatttattccatgatattttctgcctaatacactgtaaaacatggtatttgtaaactgtataaatactgtactagtTTGTTataaattcatgccacacaatttaaataaataagttctcttgttctaaaatctgtattttctgctatacaaaaaaatatatattataatctagataataataatctggtaaaacatataatttctgtTGACTATCAtattaaaattcctagcataacatactTCTTTTACCttactactggaaagcccctacaaTAACTAAGCTTACACCTgtagggtttcccgttcaacactttgaaaacaacatctctcagaacaaaatttcagtagtTATTTGAGtattacattttctacaactgtaggtaagccaaatactgagtaaaaagccttaccctgaatttgggatggatttcaagccccaccaacgatccacttcaacagacttgaagagagcttttccaggagtgtcgtggtggcctcggatggTCGAACCGGTAAGAATCCGactcgaaatcttagagagaaggggaaagggacgaacaggagagagagggagtgattttggttgaaaattatgtgctgaatccgagtttagggctatttatacactagccttcgttgacgagacacgttacttcgtcgatgaggccacgaaggaagttcgtcgacgaatgctcattcttcgttgacgaaattcagaactgaaattagccttttggtattttctcgtcgacgagacatgcccTTATCGACGTCCCCAATAAgccactttgtcgacgaatgcaaagcgttcgtcgacgaggcctgctgtgACCCCCCTTATAATTTCCCTTCTTTTCTCCctcatttattatttaaataccataattcttctaGTCACTACAACAAGGATACTCAGGATTTCAACAGCACCCTGTTAGGGTTTTGACCAATAATAGGTGAACTCAGCGGATCATGATCCTACTTCTCTTTCCAAAATTGTTATGTGTTTTGTGTGTTTGGTTGTGAATTTCTTGATATTCATGTTTCCACTTGGATTTACGCTTTGGTCAATCATGTACGTAAAGGACACCAACGCTTTGTGTGTTTGGTTGTGAATTTCGTCACTCCTAGTTCCAAAACCCTTTTTAAATCAAGAAATtattagttttttaaaatttaaaacaaattaaaattttgattcaacaaatgctcattttcatttttgaaaataggTGACCATTAAAAGTAtgctaaaataataaaattacaaaataatataaataaaaatattataataaccATAACtattttactttgttatcatatttCATAATTCATTCTAAAAGAACTACCTTTTTGGCCATGATAGttgaaaacaataaaaatatttttaaatgggttttattattttctaattgtttttgtaatttttttgatAGTTTTGttctaattatattttaaactcatGTGATcatttatttttaagtttaattaaaaCTTATATATAAAAACTTATATGTTGACTTCATAACAAATTTAAAGTCCCGGGTAACTTTTAGCATGTATAAATTACTAATACTTATTGAAACAGTAAGGGCTAGTTTGAATAAGAAATCTAtttgaggaaaagaaaagaaaataagaagaaaatttattttatattatattttctctctatatcaaatattattaaaaataaaatattaagggtgtataaaattaaaattttgttaattaatttaatatattttttattttctttctcactttccttgataaccaaacataaaaatgtaaaattttttcttttttactttcatTTCTTTAATATTTCTCTAGTTCCAAACTGGCCAAAAGTCAACTTAATACTGAAAAGAGAAGTGATGGCAATGCCAACAGAGTACACTACATTCTCCCAATACAATGAGACCACTTCAAGAagatttactatgattttcttttatgaatttttgtgatTGGTTAATGAGATTAAAAGTGCCTGTAAAGTGGATAAGagattattttctttcttttatattttttgtttcatGATTCTCACGAAGAATTTTCATTGGATATATAGCTCTTACCAACTTGAGATTGACAAAACAATCATTCTATCTATATGAATCCAAGACCTCCCACCTACGAAAGTGCATTAcgtaatattaaataaaataataatattttgatttcATACATAATCTTGATTATTAAggtgtattttattaaatattttttaccaaaATTTTGGATTATATCTTTCACTTTCTTTTGTTGCCTCTTGAAAAcatctttataaaaaaaataattataatttaaaattgaattaagtGAAAGCACAATAATTTAGTCAAGTCACTTTTCGTGAACTTTAAACATCcttttgttagtttttttttttcggtcGCAATTAAACTCTTTCCAGataaataggtttttttttttggctattttccatgcaaattaataaataaaaataaaaaataaaaaataaaattattatttaacgAATTCTACCaactataaaatattatattaatattaaggCACAGTATGAAAGGCGAGGGTCATGTGAGtttcaaattctaattttatcAGGGTGCGTGCCAGTCCCGACTGTACAGAAGCGCGTTGACTACGTCCACGCTCATGTCCAGCTGTATTGTTACGTTTATACCCTTTAATTTTTCATGTTCTACAAGGCGTACCACTTCGGACAACTTTTACAGTAGTACAGGCCGTCCAAAGCATTAAACTTCGCCAGGGACGTCCGAAGCATAAAGGTGCTCTCCCTCGCTCTCTCCATGCTCTGTTTTCGACTTCTGTCCGAAATCCTCCTAAACCCTAGCGATCCGCAGCCACAAGCTCCATGGAGAGCCCCGACAACTTCGAGTACTTTGCCGCTGACGACGGTTGCCCTTCTTGCTCCGACATGGACTCCGCCGTCGCTGCCGTCGAAGCCCTCCTCCGGTACAAGTTCAAAAACAGAGCGCTGTTAGAGGAGGCCTTGACTCACCCCTCTTACACCGATTCCCCCTCCTACCAGCGCCTCGAGTTCATCGGCGATGCCGCTCTCGGCGGCGCTGTCAGCAACTACCTCTATCTTTCCCACCAAGATCTTGACCCTGGGCAACTCTCTCTCATTCGCTCCGCCAATATCAGCACCGAGAAGCTTGCTCGCGTCGCCGTTCGGCACGGGCTTTATCATTATGTTCGCCGGCATGCCGCCGCCCTTGATGATAAGGTATTGGGTTTTCGTGTGTTTGTGCTATTaatttcgattttttttttctttttggttttctttGTGTATGTGGTTAATTTCTTGGTTATTGATTCGTTGTTGGGTTCTTTCGATCAGGTGAGAGAGTTTGTAAAAGCAGTAAGCGAAGAGGTTGATTTGGCTATATATGGGGGAGTGGTGAAAGCGCCTAAGGTTCTTGCCGACATTGTTGAGTCTGTGGCGGCCGCAGTTTATGTCGATTGTCGGTTTGATCTGCAATATCTTTGGGTGGTATGTGCTTCTGTAGTTCTGTGACTAATGGGTCGGCGTGAATTTAGTTGCTTTCACTATCTGTGAAGGGCTTGGCCTCAAttttggtgtattgattcaatgattaGTTTAATTTCTCTGTTTTGATATCAcaattttaggtttttagggATTTGTTGGAGCCTATTATTACCCTTGAGGACTTGCGGCAGCAACCCCAGCCAGTGACTATGCTGTTTGAGTTGTGCCAGAAGCAGGGTAAACAAGTAGATATCCAGCATTGGAGGAAAGGGGACAAGGACATTGTGAGTGTTTTCGTTGATGGGAAGTTTGTGACTTCTAGCTCCTCAGAGCAGAAGGAAATTGCTAAGCTTAATGCGGCAAAGATAGCTTTGGAGAAGCTATCTCAATCAAATAATGTTGATTTAGGCATGGTTGAGAGTTGTGATGAGGTCAGTGGAACGCTAACATGGGAGATTGAAGCTGCAAAGCAGAAGTTGCATGTGCTCTGTGTCAAGAAGAAGTGGCCCAAACCAACTTACACGTAAGCTAAATTTTCTTTACAAGAAAAAGTCTTGAAGTATGGTggcatatttttattaaataatttgcCCCTCTGCATAAAGTAGATAAAAAAATTTAGGAAGACCTTTAGATGGTTAAAACAGTAGAATGTCTCATGTTTTAGAGATTGAACGTATTGAACATAGATACTGTATTGTGCATATAGAATTTTTGTAGTGAAGGCTTTTTTGCATATGATACATATACATGTGGGGGGAGTTAGTTGCTTTTTTGAATGGATCAATCATTCTTCTCTGATAGACTTAGTAGTTAGTTCTGTATGTTGTGAAAGACATGTAAGCTGCACATTAGAAAGCTATGACAGGAACTCGTTTTCTGTCTTTCACAACATACAGAACCAAATACTAAGTCTATGAAAGAAGAATGATTGATCCATTAGAAAAAGCAACTAACTCCCTCATTTTCTGTCTTTCAACAATGTTTACACAGAAAAGGCATGTATTGTTGTTGCTTCATCAAAATTAATGAGAGTTGTCCTTAGCCGTATTATGGCACAATAGTGTTGTGTCCTTATCAGTGCACTGAAAACAGagctatgtttttttttttttttaatgaaatataGTATACTTGCAATAGCATAAAAAGGTGTAATGCATTTGGAAGCTCCTTGTGTTCTAACTTCATGATAAGCTTTGGCCCACAATAATAGTGCTCAAAGTAGCATATGTCATGACTCATGACTATCATTGTTTTGAGCACTTTGGTAATCAATGTTCTGCATCTGCTGAATAGATTGGTTCCAATCCATTAGTTCCTGATCCCTTATCAACTCTATTTTCTATTGCCATGAATCCTAATATAGTGACGATCTCGGAGGAAGTGAACTATAAcactttatttctctctctctctctctctctctctccttctcaaaAAAATCATTTCATTCCATCCAATAGATTATATTCCTCATCTAAGTCCAAGGAGATAAGCTAACCATGATTAGCTCAAATTCAATAAAGCCTGTTGGTTCATATCtaataaatccaaatccaaggagATGAGCTAACCACCTATGTGTTAAGG
It encodes the following:
- the LOC131164378 gene encoding ribonuclease 3-like protein 2, with the translated sequence MESPDNFEYFAADDGCPSCSDMDSAVAAVEALLRYKFKNRALLEEALTHPSYTDSPSYQRLEFIGDAALGGAVSNYLYLSHQDLDPGQLSLIRSANISTEKLARVAVRHGLYHYVRRHAAALDDKVREFVKAVSEEVDLAIYGGVVKAPKVLADIVESVAAAVYVDCRFDLQYLWVVFRDLLEPIITLEDLRQQPQPVTMLFELCQKQGKQVDIQHWRKGDKDIVSVFVDGKFVTSSSSEQKEIAKLNAAKIALEKLSQSNNVDLGMVESCDEVSGTLTWEIEAAKQKLHVLCVKKKWPKPTYTIEKEIGPGHERQFVCSVKVKVADTMLCSMGISKSRVKDSENSAASFMLSCLQQYGYKVNA